In Planctomycetota bacterium, the sequence CTTCAACAACCTGTTCCTCAACGGGAGGTGTTACAGCCGGTGCCGGCTCTTCGACGACCGGAATGCTGCGGTCTTCGTCGAGCATCGCGCGGTTTCGTCGGAGGAAGTTTTTCACGACGTTCCACTGCACCGGTGACACCGGAACCACGCTGCCGTCGGCCCCGTTGGACAGGCCACGCAGCCAGAGGATGCCGTGCTCGCTCGTCTGATCGCTATTGATCACACGGTCGAACTTCTCCAGCCCGGCGTCGAGGAACTGCCGACACACGCCGTCCAGTTTCGTGAACATCCGCGCGGCCTCGGCGTCATCCGCCGAGTCGACCAACGCCAGCCGAATCGCCGGCGTGTCCTTCGTCACCATACCCTTGAGCGTGCGATAGCCGGAGACCACGCCCTCGTGATCAGAAGTCGCCAGCAGCGTCCAGTCGTCAACGAGTTGCAGCAACGACCCCGCCTCGGCACGACGCGGATCGGGCAAAAGCAGCAGCCAATGGTCGACGTCGTAATCGAGTTCGTGCAGTGCTTCACGAATCCGCTTGGGATCCATGCGCCCTTCGATGGGTCGGCCGCGCATCGGCGGAAGATCCGCCGGCACTGGGTCGTGCTCGACCAGGTGCAAACGAAACTCGCTTCCATCGACCTGTACCAAACCCACACGCCCGCCGTCCCGGCACAAGTGCCCAGCGTACTCGCGGCAACGGATGAAGTAGCTGCCGTTGAGCCCGGCCCCGAGGACCGCGGTGACCGGCCGGCCGATCGGGTCCATGCCGTCGCCGGCTTCGTCGAGTTCCGGCTCATGCGTCGGGGCCTCACCGGGCACCTCCGCATGGACCGGGAGTCCGTTCGCCCCATCGTCCTTCCCGCCCGGCGGCGTCCGCTTCGGCGGATTCTCGCCGCGGATGTTGCTCAGGAAGTGATGGCTGATGTCACTGATGTTGCGCTTCGGCTGATCCATGAAATTCCCTACAGGCGGCGGCGGACGAAAACGAATCGCGGACGGTTCAGCCGACTTCGACGATGTTGTTGAGCTCGCCGAACTGGTTCGCTTCGACGTAGGTGTTGTGCGGGTCGGTCACCCAGTCGCCGTCGACGATCAGGCGGTAGCGGTATCGGCCCGGTGCGAGCGGGAGAACCGTCTTGAACATCCCCGGCCGCGTGCCCGGCTGCATCGGCGTGACCGCCGACCAGTTGTTGAAGTCGCCAGCGACCATGACCGTTTCCGCGTCGTCGAACTGACACGAAAACTCCACGCTCCCGCCGACCTGCCGGACGCCGTAGATGGCTTCGAGCTTCTCTTGGGTGCTCGGCTGTGGCTTCTGATCGGGCAGCCGCTGGATGATCGCCTCGGGAACCGGCGCGGTGCTCGTTTCGTTTGCCGTGGCCGGCTCGCGGGTGAAGGTCTCGCTGCCGCCGAACTTGCTGTTGGCAATCTGGGCCAGCTGACGGGCGCGTTGCACCAGCTCGGCCGGACGGCTCATCGGCTCGCCGCTGACCGCCGGCGTGTTCGTGACCGGCGTGCCCATCAACTCACGCGCGAGACTGACAAAGTCCTTGAATCCACGGCTGCCCGGGTCGTACTCCGTGATCGGCTGACCGAAGCTGGCGGCTTCCTTGAGCTTCGTGTTGAAGTTGATCACGCTCTTCATGAGCGAATCGCCGAACCGTTGGCGAAGCTCGGTGAGCACCTCGCGGGCCAGCTTGGTGCGCGTGTCGTACATCGTCGGAAGGATGCGGACCGCGATCGACTTGCCGGCGATGTCCTTGAGTTCCTCGAGCGTCTCGAGCATCCGGGCAAGGCCGTGCAGTGAGAAGTAGCCGGTCTCGACCGGGACGATGCACTCGTCGGCGGCGTAGAGCGCGTTGAACGTCAGCGCGCCGACGCCGGGCGGGCAGTCGATGACGCACCAATCGTACTTGTCGGATACGGCATCGAGCGCCTGGTGCAAACGGAGTTCGCGTCCGGGCCGACCGGCGAACATCGGCTCGAACGCCGCGAGCTTCACGTTGCTGGGCGCCAAGTCGAAGTCGCTTGCGATCTGCCAGACGATGTCGGTGATCCTTGCCGGCTTGGTCGGGACTTTGCCGATGACGTCGCCCTCTTCGATGAGCGTGTCGAGGATCGTCCGCTCGACCTGCTCCTCGGGGACCGCCAGCCCGGTCGCGCAGTGGCCTTGCGGGTCCATGTCGACCAGCAGCGTTTTGTGACCGAGTTTCGCAAGACAGGCGGCGAGGTTGATCGCGCTGGTGGTCTTGCCGCAGCCGCCCTTTTGATTGATGATCGCGACAGTTCGCATGGTTGCCACTTCGTCCCTTCGGGATCCAGACGGGATGGACCATCCCGCCAACAAGCTCAGTGAATATCGGACCCGGCGTCCGACCTCTGGGAAGATCGGCAAGATGGGCGGCGAGGCTTGAGGATTCTCGGACGTTGACCGAAAGCGTTTTCTACGCTGCCAGACGCATCGGCGTGTCCTGCCGATGCTGGTATGTCGCGACCGCCGACCGCAGTGCGGCAACAACCTCGGAGGCAGGCGCGTTGGTGACCTGGCGTAGCGTGGCGAGGTGTTTTTCAACGCTGGCAGGCTCGACGCCGTTGCTCCGCAGAACGCGGATTTTCTCGCACCGAGTCGGCAGCGCCGGCTCGTCGTCCTCGGCGAGTTCCTCCTCGAGTTTTTCACCCGGGCGGATGCCGCTGAACTTGATGCGGATGTCGCTGCCGGGCACCAACCCCGCCCGGCGGATCATCGCCTCGGCGAGATCGAGAATCCGCACCGGCTCGCCCATTTCCAGCA encodes:
- a CDS encoding AAA family ATPase, giving the protein MRTVAIINQKGGCGKTTSAINLAACLAKLGHKTLLVDMDPQGHCATGLAVPEEQVERTILDTLIEEGDVIGKVPTKPARITDIVWQIASDFDLAPSNVKLAAFEPMFAGRPGRELRLHQALDAVSDKYDWCVIDCPPGVGALTFNALYAADECIVPVETGYFSLHGLARMLETLEELKDIAGKSIAVRILPTMYDTRTKLAREVLTELRQRFGDSLMKSVINFNTKLKEAASFGQPITEYDPGSRGFKDFVSLARELMGTPVTNTPAVSGEPMSRPAELVQRARQLAQIANSKFGGSETFTREPATANETSTAPVPEAIIQRLPDQKPQPSTQEKLEAIYGVRQVGGSVEFSCQFDDAETVMVAGDFNNWSAVTPMQPGTRPGMFKTVLPLAPGRYRYRLIVDGDWVTDPHNTYVEANQFGELNNIVEVG